In uncultured Fusobacterium sp., a single genomic region encodes these proteins:
- the rplQ gene encoding 50S ribosomal protein L17 has product MNHNKSYRKLGRRADHRKAMLKNLTISLLSVEKIETTVTRAKELRKFAERMITLGKKNTLASRRNAFAFLRNEEVVAKLFNEIAPKYAERNGGYTRIIKTTVRKGDSAEMAIIELV; this is encoded by the coding sequence ATGAATCACAATAAATCATATAGAAAGTTAGGTAGAAGAGCTGACCACAGAAAAGCTATGCTAAAAAACTTAACTATATCTTTACTAAGTGTAGAGAAAATAGAAACTACTGTAACTAGAGCAAAAGAATTAAGAAAATTTGCTGAGAGAATGATAACTTTAGGAAAGAAAAATACTCTTGCTTCTAGAAGAAATGCATTTGCTTTCTTAAGAAATGAAGAAGTAGTAGCTAAGTTATTCAACGAAATAGCACCTAAATATGCAGAAAGAAATGGTGGATATACAAGAATCATCAAAACTACTGTTAGAAAAGGTGACTCAGCTGAAATGGCTATAATCGAGCTAGTTTAA
- a CDS encoding DNA-directed RNA polymerase subunit alpha, with protein MLKIEKHARGINITEVKENEFKGQYIVEPLYRGYGHTVGNALRRVLLSSIPGAAIKGVRINGVLSEFSVMEGIKEAVTEIILNIKEIVVKTETSGERKMTLSVKGPKTVTAADIIPDVGIEIVNPEQVICTITTDRELDMEFLVDTGEGFVVSEDIEKKDWPVDYIAVDAIYTPIRKVSYTIQDTMVGRMTDFDKLTLDIETDGSIEIRDALSYAVELLKLHFDPFLELGNRMENLRTDIEDEEEDSTTHSKDDNILNTKIEELDLTVRSFNCLKKAGIEEVSQLAKLSLNELLKIKNLGRKSLDEILEKMKELGYDLNQNGSPE; from the coding sequence ATGTTAAAGATTGAAAAACATGCAAGGGGTATCAATATAACTGAAGTAAAAGAGAATGAATTTAAAGGTCAATATATTGTTGAGCCTTTATATAGAGGTTATGGGCATACTGTTGGTAATGCTTTGAGAAGAGTTTTACTTTCGTCTATCCCAGGAGCTGCTATTAAAGGTGTGAGAATTAATGGTGTATTAAGTGAATTCTCTGTTATGGAAGGAATAAAAGAAGCTGTTACTGAAATTATCTTAAATATAAAAGAGATAGTTGTTAAGACTGAAACAAGTGGAGAGAGAAAAATGACTCTTTCTGTAAAAGGTCCTAAAACAGTAACTGCAGCTGATATAATACCTGATGTAGGAATAGAAATAGTAAATCCTGAACAAGTTATTTGTACAATAACTACAGATAGAGAACTTGACATGGAATTTCTTGTAGATACTGGAGAAGGATTTGTTGTATCAGAAGATATCGAGAAAAAAGATTGGCCAGTTGACTATATAGCAGTAGATGCTATCTATACTCCAATAAGAAAGGTATCATATACTATCCAAGATACAATGGTTGGTAGAATGACTGACTTCGACAAATTGACTTTAGATATAGAAACAGATGGAAGCATTGAAATTAGAGATGCATTATCTTATGCAGTTGAGTTATTAAAATTACACTTTGATCCTTTCTTAGAGTTAGGAAACAGAATGGAAAATCTAAGAACTGATATAGAGGACGAAGAGGAAGATTCAACTACTCACTCTAAAGATGATAATATTCTAAATACTAAAATAGAAGAGCTTGATTTAACAGTTAGATCATTTAACTGCTTAAAGAAAGCTGGAATAGAAGAAGTAAGCCAATTAGCAAAATTATCGCTTAACGAACTTCTAAAAATAAAAAATCTAGGAAGAAAATCATTAGATGAAATCCTAGAGAAGATGAAAGAATTAGGATATGATCTAAATCAAAATGGATCTCCTGAGTAA
- a CDS encoding PTS sugar transporter subunit IIA, translating to MGLTTADLIVLDLDCTAKEDVIKTLAQKMVTAGIVEDYDEFLTSLFEREEIAATTVGYDIGLPHGKAVTVKKGAIAFATLKKPVVWNLENDEKVKTIFMLAIPESEKGTTHVNILVDLSKKILDNNFRDQLTKIKDVDKIVELINK from the coding sequence ATGGGATTAACTACAGCAGACTTAATTGTATTGGATTTAGATTGTACAGCAAAAGAGGATGTTATAAAAACATTAGCTCAAAAAATGGTAACAGCAGGAATAGTTGAAGATTATGATGAGTTTTTAACATCACTTTTTGAAAGGGAAGAGATAGCAGCTACAACAGTTGGTTATGATATAGGATTACCTCATGGTAAGGCTGTAACTGTAAAAAAAGGTGCAATTGCTTTTGCAACTTTAAAAAAACCAGTTGTTTGGAATTTAGAAAATGATGAAAAAGTAAAAACAATATTTATGTTAGCTATTCCAGAAAGTGAAAAGGGAACAACGCATGTAAATATTCTAGTTGATCTATCTAAAAAAATTCTAGATAATAATTTTAGAGATCAATTGACTAAAATTAAAGATGTTGATAAAATAGTCGAACTAATAAATAAATAA
- the rpsD gene encoding 30S ribosomal protein S4: MARNRQPVLKKCRALGIDPVILGVNKSSKRGPRPNANKKPTEYAVQLREKQKAKFIYNVMEKQFRKIYEEAARKLGVTGLTLIEYLERRLENVVYRLGFAKTRRQARQIVSHGHVAVNGRRVNIASYRVKVGDVISIIENSKNLDIIKTSVEDATVPAWLELDKAAFSGKVLQNPTKDDLDFDLNESLIVEFYSR, encoded by the coding sequence ATGGCAAGAAATAGACAGCCTGTATTGAAGAAATGTAGAGCGCTAGGAATTGATCCAGTAATTTTAGGAGTTAACAAATCTTCTAAAAGAGGACCAAGACCAAATGCAAATAAAAAGCCTACAGAGTATGCAGTTCAATTAAGAGAAAAACAAAAAGCAAAATTCATATATAATGTAATGGAAAAACAATTCAGAAAGATATACGAGGAAGCAGCAAGAAAACTTGGTGTAACTGGTTTAACTTTAATCGAATACTTAGAAAGAAGATTAGAGAACGTAGTTTACAGATTAGGATTTGCTAAAACTAGAAGACAAGCTAGACAAATCGTTTCTCACGGACACGTAGCTGTAAACGGAAGAAGAGTTAACATCGCTTCTTACAGAGTAAAAGTAGGAGACGTTATCTCTATAATAGAAAATTCTAAAAACTTAGATATAATTAAAACATCTGTAGAGGATGCAACTGTACCAGCTTGGTTAGAGCTAGATAAAGCTGCTTTCTCTGGTAAAGTTTTACAAAACCCAACTAAAGACGATTTAGATTTCGATTTAAACGAGTCATTAATAGTTGAGTTCTACTCTAGATAA
- the rpsK gene encoding 30S ribosomal protein S11, protein MAKKKVAKIKKKVKNIPNGVAHIHSTFNNTIVAITDAEGKVVSWKSGGTSGFKGTKKGTPFAAQIAAEQAANIAMENGMKKVEVRVKGPGSGREACIRSLQAAGLEVTKITDVTPIPHNGCRPPKRRRV, encoded by the coding sequence TTGGCTAAAAAGAAGGTAGCTAAGATTAAAAAGAAAGTTAAAAATATTCCTAACGGAGTTGCCCATATACATTCAACTTTTAATAACACAATAGTTGCTATTACTGATGCAGAAGGTAAAGTTGTAAGTTGGAAATCAGGAGGAACATCTGGTTTCAAAGGTACTAAGAAAGGAACTCCATTTGCAGCTCAAATCGCAGCTGAACAAGCAGCAAATATAGCTATGGAAAATGGAATGAAAAAAGTAGAAGTAAGAGTGAAAGGTCCAGGATCAGGAAGAGAAGCTTGTATCAGATCATTACAAGCAGCTGGATTAGAAGTAACTAAAATAACAGACGTTACTCCTATCCCACACAATGGATGTAGACCACCAAAAAGAAGAAGAGTGTAG
- the rpsM gene encoding 30S ribosomal protein S13, with translation MARIAGVDIPRNKRVEIALTYIYGIGKPTSQKILTEAGINFDTRVKDLTEEEVNKIRAIVETIKVEGDLRKEVRLSIKRLMDIKCYRGLRHKMNLPVRGQSSKTNARTVKGPKKPIKK, from the coding sequence TTGGCTAGAATAGCAGGAGTAGATATCCCAAGAAACAAGAGAGTTGAGATAGCTTTAACTTACATTTACGGAATCGGAAAACCAACTTCACAAAAAATCTTAACAGAAGCTGGAATTAACTTTGATACAAGAGTTAAGGACTTAACTGAAGAAGAAGTAAACAAAATCAGAGCTATTGTAGAAACTATTAAAGTAGAGGGAGACCTAAGAAAAGAAGTAAGACTTTCTATAAAAAGACTTATGGATATCAAATGTTACAGAGGATTAAGACACAAAATGAATCTACCTGTAAGAGGACAAAGTTCAAAAACTAACGCAAGAACAGTTAAAGGTCCAAAAAAACCTATTAAAAAGTAA